In Salinisphaera sp. LB1, one genomic interval encodes:
- a CDS encoding amino acid permease, protein MTDQRVSRGSAGPGADVAEFGYTQAMRRGTRSFASFAVAFAFVSIATGIFTTYGAVLQSSGPAGIWTWPVAVVGQLMVALLFGSLAARIPVTGYSYQWVSRLANPVLGWIMGWISFTFLAIVVVAVDYTIASTVLPVLLNYTGTPGNAWWVTAVVLAGQALLVAFSTRWTERVNNVAVTAELVGMLLLVVLLLAVGAIMRGLDFSNLVSTGSISHEGYFSFGSLLHVGPWMMGTLLGSFTIVGFESAANLAEETEQPARVVPRAMAQAVIASGVLGFAFLIAVTLLAGDPVALAQSATPIADVIARVLGPVVGTALLIMVVVAIFACGMVILMTGVRLVWAMSRDARFPGHALWSRISPRFGTPLAATGLVFVLGELLLAIFAFQTDALFALFSAATLLPSVIYAATVLLYIVKRRDLPPSKGFTLGPFEVPVIVLASIWLIFELLIFRDISFLSSWVYVAIMVAIGAVYLGWLLASRGGTAGLAMPDMHSVDAELEADAAKAGARG, encoded by the coding sequence ATGACCGATCAGAGAGTTTCGAGAGGTTCTGCCGGACCGGGCGCCGATGTCGCCGAATTCGGTTATACCCAGGCCATGCGACGCGGTACGCGATCCTTCGCTTCGTTCGCGGTTGCCTTCGCCTTCGTTTCCATTGCCACCGGCATCTTCACCACCTACGGGGCAGTGCTCCAGTCCTCCGGGCCGGCCGGCATCTGGACCTGGCCGGTCGCGGTGGTGGGCCAGCTCATGGTGGCGCTCTTGTTCGGCTCGCTGGCCGCGCGCATCCCGGTGACCGGCTATTCCTATCAATGGGTGTCGCGCCTGGCCAACCCGGTGCTCGGCTGGATCATGGGCTGGATCTCGTTCACCTTCCTGGCGATTGTGGTGGTCGCGGTCGACTACACCATCGCCTCCACCGTTCTGCCGGTGCTGTTGAACTACACCGGCACGCCGGGCAACGCTTGGTGGGTCACCGCAGTCGTGCTGGCCGGTCAGGCGCTGCTGGTGGCGTTCTCGACCCGCTGGACCGAACGGGTGAACAACGTCGCGGTGACCGCCGAACTGGTCGGCATGCTTTTGCTGGTGGTTCTGCTGCTGGCGGTGGGTGCGATCATGCGCGGGCTGGATTTTTCCAATCTGGTATCGACCGGATCGATCAGCCACGAAGGTTATTTCAGCTTCGGCAGTCTGCTCCACGTCGGCCCTTGGATGATGGGCACGCTGCTCGGCTCGTTCACCATCGTGGGTTTCGAGTCGGCCGCCAATCTGGCGGAGGAGACGGAGCAGCCGGCGCGCGTGGTGCCGCGTGCCATGGCCCAGGCCGTGATCGCCTCGGGCGTGCTTGGCTTCGCGTTCCTGATCGCGGTCACGCTGCTGGCGGGTGACCCGGTGGCCCTGGCCCAGTCGGCTACGCCGATAGCTGACGTGATCGCGCGTGTGCTCGGCCCGGTCGTGGGCACCGCGTTGCTGATCATGGTGGTGGTCGCCATCTTTGCCTGTGGCATGGTGATTCTCATGACCGGCGTGCGCCTCGTCTGGGCCATGTCGCGCGACGCCCGGTTCCCGGGACATGCCTTGTGGTCGCGCATCTCGCCGCGTTTCGGCACGCCGCTGGCGGCCACCGGGCTGGTGTTCGTGCTCGGCGAACTGCTGTTGGCGATCTTTGCGTTCCAGACCGATGCGCTGTTCGCGTTGTTCTCGGCGGCCACGCTGCTGCCGTCGGTGATCTATGCCGCTACCGTGCTGCTGTATATCGTCAAGCGCCGCGATCTGCCGCCCAGCAAGGGATTCACGCTCGGGCCTTTCGAGGTGCCGGTGATCGTACTGGCCTCGATCTGGCTGATCTTCGAACTGCTGATCTTCCGTGACATCTCCTTTTTGAGCTCCTGGGTGTATGTCGCGATCATGGTGGCCATCGGGGCGGTGTATCTCGGTTGGCTGCTGGCGAGCCGTGGCGGCACGGCTGGCCTGGCCATGCCGGACATGCATTCCGTAGACGCCGAGCTGGAGGCCGATGCCGCCAAGGCCGGAGCCCGGGGATGA
- a CDS encoding NAD(P)/FAD-dependent oxidoreductase, translating into MITELDCDVVVIGAGPAGLAAATALRHAGVNRVLVFEREPEAGGISRHCAHPPYGVREYGRLMTGPRYARRNVAAAEAAGVDIRTRHTVVALHPGGGLDLATPDGALRVAARRVLLTTGARETPRSARLISGDRPVGVINTATLQSALYLEHFKPFEAPVIVGTELVSLSAVMSCRRAGIRPVAVIERNPRPTARWPLTLFPRLCGIPVHLNTTLAGIEGRERVEGVQLAGPDGTISTLACDGVLLTGHFTSESSLARLAPHLAVDAASSGPVVDQYGRCSDPAYYAAGNVLRPIETAGWSWREGRAVAGFIAADLDYGLPAAEEFVPVRVAPPVKYCVPQRLVRSARPGLAELQLRVTEPVRGTLTVSDGTRPLWWASGAFLPERRIRIPLGDPAFLRAPALEIGFESPP; encoded by the coding sequence ATGATCACTGAACTCGATTGCGACGTGGTGGTGATCGGTGCCGGCCCGGCCGGTCTGGCCGCGGCCACGGCATTGCGCCATGCGGGCGTGAACCGGGTACTCGTGTTCGAACGCGAGCCCGAAGCCGGCGGCATTTCGCGCCACTGCGCGCACCCGCCCTACGGCGTGCGCGAATACGGCCGGCTGATGACCGGGCCGCGCTATGCCCGACGCAACGTCGCTGCGGCCGAAGCCGCCGGGGTGGATATCCGTACGCGGCACACGGTGGTCGCCCTGCATCCCGGCGGCGGACTCGATCTGGCCACGCCCGATGGCGCGCTGCGCGTAGCCGCCCGGCGCGTGCTGCTGACCACCGGCGCGCGCGAGACGCCGCGCTCGGCCCGGCTGATCTCCGGCGATCGCCCGGTGGGCGTGATCAATACCGCGACCCTGCAATCGGCGCTGTATCTCGAACATTTCAAGCCGTTCGAGGCGCCGGTGATCGTCGGGACCGAGCTGGTGAGTTTGTCGGCGGTCATGAGCTGCCGGCGGGCCGGCATTCGCCCGGTCGCGGTGATCGAGCGCAACCCGCGTCCGACCGCGCGGTGGCCTCTCACCTTGTTCCCGCGCTTGTGCGGTATTCCCGTGCACTTGAATACAACACTCGCCGGCATCGAAGGCCGCGAGCGCGTTGAAGGCGTCCAGCTCGCCGGGCCCGACGGTACGATCTCTACGCTTGCCTGCGACGGCGTGCTGTTGACCGGCCACTTTACCAGCGAATCGAGCCTCGCACGACTGGCGCCGCATCTGGCGGTGGACGCTGCGAGCTCGGGGCCGGTGGTCGATCAATACGGGCGCTGCAGCGATCCGGCCTACTACGCCGCCGGCAATGTCCTGCGGCCGATCGAAACCGCCGGCTGGTCCTGGCGCGAAGGGCGCGCCGTGGCCGGCTTCATCGCCGCCGATCTGGACTACGGCTTGCCGGCGGCCGAGGAGTTCGTACCCGTGCGCGTGGCGCCGCCCGTGAAGTACTGCGTGCCGCAACGCTTGGTGCGCAGCGCGCGCCCCGGGCTGGCCGAGCTGCAGCTGCGGGTGACCGAACCGGTCCGCGGCACACTGACGGTCTCCGATGGCACCCGCCCGTTGTGGTGGGCCTCGGGGGCATTCTTGCCCGAGCGGCGCATCCGCATACCGCTCGGTGATCCGGCTTTTCTACGCGCGCCGGCTCTCGAAATCGGTTTCGAGAGTCCGCCGTAG